The Gadus macrocephalus chromosome 20, ASM3116895v1 genome includes a region encoding these proteins:
- the agps gene encoding alkyldihydroxyacetonephosphate synthase, peroxisomal isoform X1 yields the protein MTLGSQQKAHKLSASAQEVMKWNGWGYSDSRFHFNKKGQAEFTGKRYKLSGMIMPSLKEWFEGTFGANVQHKSFASAVPSPGAVKPPALNQAFVEGVQSTGVPFSSDAEDRVFRGHGHCLHEIFALREGRVGRVPDMVVWPNCHDDVVKIVELACKHNVCLIPYGGE from the exons ATGACATTGGGGTCCCAGCAGAAGGCACACAAACTTTCTGCCTCAGc GCAGGAGGTGATGAAGTGGAATGGCTGGGGCTACAGTGACTCCAGGTTCCACTTCAACAAGAAAGGCCAAGCAGAGTTCACCGGCAAAAG GTATAAGCTAAGCGGGATGATTATGCCAAGTTTGAAAGAGTGGTTCGAAGGAACGTTTGGAGCCAACGTCCAGCATAAAAGCTTTGCATCA GCGGTCCCGAGCCCCGGGGCGGTGAAGCCCCCCGCCCTGAACCAGGCCTTCGTGGAGGGGGTCCAGTCCACGGGGGTCCCCTTCTCCTCGGACGCAGAGGACCGGGTCTTCCGGGGCCACG GGCACTGCCTGCACGAGATCTTCGCCCTCCGAGAGGGCAGGGTGGGACGGGTGCCGGACATGGTGGTGTGGCCGA actgCCACGACGACGTGGTGAAGATCGTAGAGCTGGCGTGCAAGCACAATGTTTGTTTGATACCATATGGTGGTGAGTAG
- the agps gene encoding alkyldihydroxyacetonephosphate synthase, peroxisomal isoform X2 yields MKWNGWGYSDSRFHFNKKGQAEFTGKRYKLSGMIMPSLKEWFEGTFGANVQHKSFASAVPSPGAVKPPALNQAFVEGVQSTGVPFSSDAEDRVFRGHGHCLHEIFALREGRVGRVPDMVVWPNCHDDVVKIVELACKHNVCLIPYGGE; encoded by the exons ATGAAGTGGAATGGCTGGGGCTACAGTGACTCCAGGTTCCACTTCAACAAGAAAGGCCAAGCAGAGTTCACCGGCAAAAG GTATAAGCTAAGCGGGATGATTATGCCAAGTTTGAAAGAGTGGTTCGAAGGAACGTTTGGAGCCAACGTCCAGCATAAAAGCTTTGCATCA GCGGTCCCGAGCCCCGGGGCGGTGAAGCCCCCCGCCCTGAACCAGGCCTTCGTGGAGGGGGTCCAGTCCACGGGGGTCCCCTTCTCCTCGGACGCAGAGGACCGGGTCTTCCGGGGCCACG GGCACTGCCTGCACGAGATCTTCGCCCTCCGAGAGGGCAGGGTGGGACGGGTGCCGGACATGGTGGTGTGGCCGA actgCCACGACGACGTGGTGAAGATCGTAGAGCTGGCGTGCAAGCACAATGTTTGTTTGATACCATATGGTGGTGAGTAG